In one window of Gossypium arboreum isolate Shixiya-1 chromosome 4, ASM2569848v2, whole genome shotgun sequence DNA:
- the LOC108457743 gene encoding phosphoglucan phosphatase DSP4, amyloplastic isoform X1, whose amino-acid sequence MNCLQNLPSFRSYALPFQGFKCNPRKLLSCSLNMMVHFQGGMNSSNVPRSMVVKAIPGSTSSEKTSNSDSEGKKSETYSHDMTEAMGAVLTYRHELGMNYNFIRPDLIVGSCLQTPEDVDKLRKIGVKTIFCLQQDPDLEYFGVDIGTIRDYAKKCGDIEHIRAQIRDFDAFDLRMRLPAVVSILHKAVNRNGGVTYIHCTAGLGRAPAVALAYMFWVQGYKLSEAHRELLSKRSCFPKLEAIKSATADILTDLKKELVTLSWEDRKCSTVEVSGLDIGWGQRMPLKFDKENGSWTLQRELPEGRYEYKYIVDGEWTYNEFELVTTPNKDGHVNNFLHVVNGDPNSANGEVRKRLTSDDPDLTKEERIKIRRFLESLTEE is encoded by the exons ATGAATTGTCTTCAGAATCTTCCGAG TTTCAGATCCTATGCCTTGCCATTTCAAGGTTTCAAGTGCAATCCAAGAAAACTACTTTCTTGTTCCCTTAATATGATGGTACATTTCCAG GGCGGGATGAACTCGAGTAATGTACCGCGGAGTATGGTAGTTAAG GCAATTCCTGGTTCGACATCAAGTGAGAAAACGAGTAACTCTGACTCAGAGGGGAAAAAATCTGAGACATATAGTCATGATATGACAGAAGCTATGGGCGCTG TTTTGACCTATAGGCATGAATTGGGAATGAACTACAACTTTATCCGTCCAGACCTAATTGTGGGCTCATGTCTGCAG ACTCCTGAAGACGTTGACAAGTTACGAAAGATCGGAGTTAAAACGATATTTTGCTTGCAGCAAGACCCAGATTTGGA ATATTTTGGGGTCGATATTGGCACCATTCGAGATTATGCCAAGAAATGTGGTGATATTGAACACATACGTGCTCAAATAAG GGACTTCGATGCATTTGATTTACGGATGAGGCTTCCGGCTGTGGTTAGTATATTGCATAAGGCCGTAAATCGGAATGGAGGTGTAACATATATCCATTGTACCGCTGGACTTGGAAGAGCTCCTGCTGTTGCG TTGGCTTACATGTTCTGGGTTCAAGGCTATAAACTTAGCGAAGCTCACAGAGAACTGCTG AGCAAACGCTCATGCTTCCCTAAATTGGAGGCCATCAAAAGTGCTACTGCTGATATT CTCACTGATCTCAAGAAGGAGCTTGTCACTTTGTCATGGGAAGACAGAAAGTGCTCTACAGTGGAAGTTTCTGGACTTGATATAGGTTGGGGCCAG AGAATGCCTTTGAAGTTTGACAAAGAGAATGGTTCATGGACACTTCAGAGAGAACTTCCG GAAGGACGCTATGAGTACAAATATATAGTTGATGGTGAATGGACCTACAATGAGTTTGAACTGGTAACAACCCCTAACAAAGATGGCCATGTCAACAATTTTCTTCAT GTTGTGAACGGTGACCCAAACAGCGCAAATGGAGAAGTTCGGAAGAGGTTGACTAGTGACGATCCTGATCTTACCAAAGAAGAACGGATTAAGATTAGACGGTTTCTGGAATCCTTAACTGAAGAATAG
- the LOC108457743 gene encoding phosphoglucan phosphatase DSP4, amyloplastic isoform X2, whose amino-acid sequence MNCLQNLPRSYALPFQGFKCNPRKLLSCSLNMMVHFQGGMNSSNVPRSMVVKAIPGSTSSEKTSNSDSEGKKSETYSHDMTEAMGAVLTYRHELGMNYNFIRPDLIVGSCLQTPEDVDKLRKIGVKTIFCLQQDPDLEYFGVDIGTIRDYAKKCGDIEHIRAQIRDFDAFDLRMRLPAVVSILHKAVNRNGGVTYIHCTAGLGRAPAVALAYMFWVQGYKLSEAHRELLSKRSCFPKLEAIKSATADILTDLKKELVTLSWEDRKCSTVEVSGLDIGWGQRMPLKFDKENGSWTLQRELPEGRYEYKYIVDGEWTYNEFELVTTPNKDGHVNNFLHVVNGDPNSANGEVRKRLTSDDPDLTKEERIKIRRFLESLTEE is encoded by the exons ATGAATTGTCTTCAGAATCTTCCGAG ATCCTATGCCTTGCCATTTCAAGGTTTCAAGTGCAATCCAAGAAAACTACTTTCTTGTTCCCTTAATATGATGGTACATTTCCAG GGCGGGATGAACTCGAGTAATGTACCGCGGAGTATGGTAGTTAAG GCAATTCCTGGTTCGACATCAAGTGAGAAAACGAGTAACTCTGACTCAGAGGGGAAAAAATCTGAGACATATAGTCATGATATGACAGAAGCTATGGGCGCTG TTTTGACCTATAGGCATGAATTGGGAATGAACTACAACTTTATCCGTCCAGACCTAATTGTGGGCTCATGTCTGCAG ACTCCTGAAGACGTTGACAAGTTACGAAAGATCGGAGTTAAAACGATATTTTGCTTGCAGCAAGACCCAGATTTGGA ATATTTTGGGGTCGATATTGGCACCATTCGAGATTATGCCAAGAAATGTGGTGATATTGAACACATACGTGCTCAAATAAG GGACTTCGATGCATTTGATTTACGGATGAGGCTTCCGGCTGTGGTTAGTATATTGCATAAGGCCGTAAATCGGAATGGAGGTGTAACATATATCCATTGTACCGCTGGACTTGGAAGAGCTCCTGCTGTTGCG TTGGCTTACATGTTCTGGGTTCAAGGCTATAAACTTAGCGAAGCTCACAGAGAACTGCTG AGCAAACGCTCATGCTTCCCTAAATTGGAGGCCATCAAAAGTGCTACTGCTGATATT CTCACTGATCTCAAGAAGGAGCTTGTCACTTTGTCATGGGAAGACAGAAAGTGCTCTACAGTGGAAGTTTCTGGACTTGATATAGGTTGGGGCCAG AGAATGCCTTTGAAGTTTGACAAAGAGAATGGTTCATGGACACTTCAGAGAGAACTTCCG GAAGGACGCTATGAGTACAAATATATAGTTGATGGTGAATGGACCTACAATGAGTTTGAACTGGTAACAACCCCTAACAAAGATGGCCATGTCAACAATTTTCTTCAT GTTGTGAACGGTGACCCAAACAGCGCAAATGGAGAAGTTCGGAAGAGGTTGACTAGTGACGATCCTGATCTTACCAAAGAAGAACGGATTAAGATTAGACGGTTTCTGGAATCCTTAACTGAAGAATAG
- the LOC108457743 gene encoding phosphoglucan phosphatase DSP4, amyloplastic isoform X4 → MNCLQNLPRSYALPFQGFKCNPRKLLSCSLNMMGGMNSSNVPRSMVVKAIPGSTSSEKTSNSDSEGKKSETYSHDMTEAMGAVLTYRHELGMNYNFIRPDLIVGSCLQTPEDVDKLRKIGVKTIFCLQQDPDLEYFGVDIGTIRDYAKKCGDIEHIRAQIRDFDAFDLRMRLPAVVSILHKAVNRNGGVTYIHCTAGLGRAPAVALAYMFWVQGYKLSEAHRELLSKRSCFPKLEAIKSATADILTDLKKELVTLSWEDRKCSTVEVSGLDIGWGQRMPLKFDKENGSWTLQRELPEGRYEYKYIVDGEWTYNEFELVTTPNKDGHVNNFLHVVNGDPNSANGEVRKRLTSDDPDLTKEERIKIRRFLESLTEE, encoded by the exons ATGAATTGTCTTCAGAATCTTCCGAG ATCCTATGCCTTGCCATTTCAAGGTTTCAAGTGCAATCCAAGAAAACTACTTTCTTGTTCCCTTAATATGATG GGCGGGATGAACTCGAGTAATGTACCGCGGAGTATGGTAGTTAAG GCAATTCCTGGTTCGACATCAAGTGAGAAAACGAGTAACTCTGACTCAGAGGGGAAAAAATCTGAGACATATAGTCATGATATGACAGAAGCTATGGGCGCTG TTTTGACCTATAGGCATGAATTGGGAATGAACTACAACTTTATCCGTCCAGACCTAATTGTGGGCTCATGTCTGCAG ACTCCTGAAGACGTTGACAAGTTACGAAAGATCGGAGTTAAAACGATATTTTGCTTGCAGCAAGACCCAGATTTGGA ATATTTTGGGGTCGATATTGGCACCATTCGAGATTATGCCAAGAAATGTGGTGATATTGAACACATACGTGCTCAAATAAG GGACTTCGATGCATTTGATTTACGGATGAGGCTTCCGGCTGTGGTTAGTATATTGCATAAGGCCGTAAATCGGAATGGAGGTGTAACATATATCCATTGTACCGCTGGACTTGGAAGAGCTCCTGCTGTTGCG TTGGCTTACATGTTCTGGGTTCAAGGCTATAAACTTAGCGAAGCTCACAGAGAACTGCTG AGCAAACGCTCATGCTTCCCTAAATTGGAGGCCATCAAAAGTGCTACTGCTGATATT CTCACTGATCTCAAGAAGGAGCTTGTCACTTTGTCATGGGAAGACAGAAAGTGCTCTACAGTGGAAGTTTCTGGACTTGATATAGGTTGGGGCCAG AGAATGCCTTTGAAGTTTGACAAAGAGAATGGTTCATGGACACTTCAGAGAGAACTTCCG GAAGGACGCTATGAGTACAAATATATAGTTGATGGTGAATGGACCTACAATGAGTTTGAACTGGTAACAACCCCTAACAAAGATGGCCATGTCAACAATTTTCTTCAT GTTGTGAACGGTGACCCAAACAGCGCAAATGGAGAAGTTCGGAAGAGGTTGACTAGTGACGATCCTGATCTTACCAAAGAAGAACGGATTAAGATTAGACGGTTTCTGGAATCCTTAACTGAAGAATAG
- the LOC108457743 gene encoding phosphoglucan phosphatase DSP4, amyloplastic isoform X3, whose translation MNCLQNLPSFRSYALPFQGFKCNPRKLLSCSLNMMGGMNSSNVPRSMVVKAIPGSTSSEKTSNSDSEGKKSETYSHDMTEAMGAVLTYRHELGMNYNFIRPDLIVGSCLQTPEDVDKLRKIGVKTIFCLQQDPDLEYFGVDIGTIRDYAKKCGDIEHIRAQIRDFDAFDLRMRLPAVVSILHKAVNRNGGVTYIHCTAGLGRAPAVALAYMFWVQGYKLSEAHRELLSKRSCFPKLEAIKSATADILTDLKKELVTLSWEDRKCSTVEVSGLDIGWGQRMPLKFDKENGSWTLQRELPEGRYEYKYIVDGEWTYNEFELVTTPNKDGHVNNFLHVVNGDPNSANGEVRKRLTSDDPDLTKEERIKIRRFLESLTEE comes from the exons ATGAATTGTCTTCAGAATCTTCCGAG TTTCAGATCCTATGCCTTGCCATTTCAAGGTTTCAAGTGCAATCCAAGAAAACTACTTTCTTGTTCCCTTAATATGATG GGCGGGATGAACTCGAGTAATGTACCGCGGAGTATGGTAGTTAAG GCAATTCCTGGTTCGACATCAAGTGAGAAAACGAGTAACTCTGACTCAGAGGGGAAAAAATCTGAGACATATAGTCATGATATGACAGAAGCTATGGGCGCTG TTTTGACCTATAGGCATGAATTGGGAATGAACTACAACTTTATCCGTCCAGACCTAATTGTGGGCTCATGTCTGCAG ACTCCTGAAGACGTTGACAAGTTACGAAAGATCGGAGTTAAAACGATATTTTGCTTGCAGCAAGACCCAGATTTGGA ATATTTTGGGGTCGATATTGGCACCATTCGAGATTATGCCAAGAAATGTGGTGATATTGAACACATACGTGCTCAAATAAG GGACTTCGATGCATTTGATTTACGGATGAGGCTTCCGGCTGTGGTTAGTATATTGCATAAGGCCGTAAATCGGAATGGAGGTGTAACATATATCCATTGTACCGCTGGACTTGGAAGAGCTCCTGCTGTTGCG TTGGCTTACATGTTCTGGGTTCAAGGCTATAAACTTAGCGAAGCTCACAGAGAACTGCTG AGCAAACGCTCATGCTTCCCTAAATTGGAGGCCATCAAAAGTGCTACTGCTGATATT CTCACTGATCTCAAGAAGGAGCTTGTCACTTTGTCATGGGAAGACAGAAAGTGCTCTACAGTGGAAGTTTCTGGACTTGATATAGGTTGGGGCCAG AGAATGCCTTTGAAGTTTGACAAAGAGAATGGTTCATGGACACTTCAGAGAGAACTTCCG GAAGGACGCTATGAGTACAAATATATAGTTGATGGTGAATGGACCTACAATGAGTTTGAACTGGTAACAACCCCTAACAAAGATGGCCATGTCAACAATTTTCTTCAT GTTGTGAACGGTGACCCAAACAGCGCAAATGGAGAAGTTCGGAAGAGGTTGACTAGTGACGATCCTGATCTTACCAAAGAAGAACGGATTAAGATTAGACGGTTTCTGGAATCCTTAACTGAAGAATAG